A stretch of the Pseudobacteriovorax antillogorgiicola genome encodes the following:
- a CDS encoding ATP-dependent Clp protease proteolytic subunit, whose product MEVNEVGLEQLPSFQSESKLIEKRTIFVSEGINSTVAKRVINHLLAMEAQDSSQPIYMYLNSPGGEVNSGFAIYDTMRFIKSDVRVVCTGLCASIATIMLLGAEKEHRYGMPNCKYLIHQPLIGGHVQGQASDLEITAREIIKTRKKINDLLSEECSQPFAKVEEDTTRDYWMNSDEALEYGLISKIVSKIDDLG is encoded by the coding sequence ATGGAAGTCAATGAAGTCGGACTCGAGCAGCTACCCTCTTTCCAAAGTGAATCGAAGCTCATCGAAAAGAGAACTATCTTTGTTTCCGAGGGCATTAACTCCACCGTTGCCAAGCGTGTGATCAATCACCTCTTGGCAATGGAAGCTCAAGACAGCTCACAGCCCATCTATATGTATCTCAACAGCCCTGGTGGTGAGGTGAATAGCGGCTTCGCAATCTACGATACGATGAGATTCATCAAGTCAGATGTGCGGGTGGTTTGCACCGGTCTATGCGCCAGTATTGCGACAATCATGCTCCTCGGAGCGGAAAAAGAACATCGCTATGGTATGCCTAATTGTAAGTACTTAATCCACCAGCCTCTGATTGGTGGTCATGTTCAAGGCCAAGCGTCAGATTTGGAAATCACTGCTCGGGAAATTATCAAAACCCGAAAAAAAATCAATGACTTACTTTCTGAGGAGTGTAGTCAACCATTCGCAAAGGTGGAAGAAGACACCACTCGCGATTATTGGATGAACTCTGATGAAGCTCTTGAGTATGGCTTGATTTCAAAAATAGTTTCCAAGATTGATGATTTAGGCTAG
- a CDS encoding pyridoxal-phosphate-dependent aminotransferase family protein: MRSLPPIRNRLFCPGPTPVPAESSLAGLETTLYHRSSEFKAEVLQARKGLQPFFQSPEDPLILTSSGSGAMESAMVNLTGEGDPIIAINGGKFGERWTKLGQAYGCQVKEMRLTWGETVDLDALKTLIQETPGLKAVFVQANETSTGVAHPIQDIADLVHKESDALLVVDAVSALVAHHIPMTDWGIDCLLSGSQKGFGTPAGLAFIALSDRAWGRLSSRRRFYFDLDRERKGQESGTTAWTPATSLIRSLNVSLIKLNDIGVEACDQYHRTAAEACREASATWGLSLFSKSHHSQALTAVALPAEVDGVALLKHAKERYGAMFAGGQDQAKGKIVRIAHLGLFDMFDLLAGLTALEYTLKDFHVIEELGQGVAAAMTRLHQP; the protein is encoded by the coding sequence ATGAGATCACTGCCTCCCATTCGGAACCGCCTCTTTTGCCCCGGTCCAACACCAGTTCCTGCGGAATCATCATTAGCCGGACTTGAAACAACTCTCTATCATCGATCCTCTGAATTTAAGGCCGAGGTATTGCAAGCTAGAAAGGGTCTCCAACCGTTTTTTCAGTCCCCTGAAGATCCGCTAATTTTAACTAGCTCTGGTTCAGGAGCCATGGAGTCAGCCATGGTGAACTTGACGGGTGAAGGTGATCCCATCATCGCCATCAATGGTGGCAAATTCGGAGAACGCTGGACCAAGCTTGGCCAAGCCTACGGTTGCCAGGTCAAGGAGATGCGCTTGACCTGGGGCGAAACGGTTGACCTCGATGCTTTGAAAACCCTTATCCAAGAAACCCCGGGGCTCAAAGCTGTGTTCGTCCAGGCAAACGAAACAAGTACCGGAGTGGCTCATCCAATCCAAGACATCGCCGATTTGGTCCATAAGGAATCCGATGCGCTCCTGGTGGTCGATGCCGTCAGTGCTCTAGTTGCACATCACATACCCATGACTGACTGGGGGATCGACTGCCTCCTATCAGGCAGCCAAAAGGGCTTTGGAACACCTGCCGGTCTTGCCTTCATTGCCCTATCAGATCGCGCTTGGGGTCGGCTTAGCTCCCGCCGCCGGTTCTACTTCGACTTAGATAGAGAACGGAAAGGCCAGGAATCGGGAACAACGGCCTGGACACCAGCGACTTCACTGATCAGGTCATTGAATGTATCCCTCATCAAGCTCAACGATATTGGTGTTGAAGCTTGCGACCAATACCACAGAACTGCTGCAGAAGCCTGCCGAGAGGCTAGCGCCACTTGGGGGCTTTCTTTGTTTAGTAAGAGTCACCACTCGCAAGCTCTCACGGCGGTAGCACTCCCTGCAGAGGTTGATGGTGTCGCTCTTCTTAAACATGCCAAGGAGCGCTACGGCGCGATGTTTGCTGGCGGCCAAGATCAAGCTAAGGGGAAGATCGTACGAATCGCTCACCTTGGATTATTTGACATGTTTGATTTGCTAGCTGGCCTCACGGCCTTAGAGTACACCCTGAAGGATTTTCATGTGATCGAGGAACTTGGTCAAGGCGTTGCGGCAGCGATGACGCGACTGCATCAGCCGTGA
- the rpsT gene encoding 30S ribosomal protein S20 — translation MAHHKSAKKRIRSDAVKRDRNRSYLSSVRTAVKSFRNAAEGGEQGENVQKLFVAAQKALTKAASKGILHKNNASRKVARLSAVLNKAQKGEFKADVKKK, via the coding sequence GTGGCACATCATAAATCAGCAAAAAAGAGAATTCGTTCTGACGCTGTTAAGCGCGACAGAAATCGCTCTTACCTTTCATCGGTAAGAACTGCTGTTAAGAGCTTCCGCAACGCTGCTGAAGGCGGCGAGCAAGGCGAGAACGTTCAGAAGTTGTTCGTAGCTGCACAAAAAGCTCTTACTAAAGCAGCTAGCAAGGGCATCCTTCACAAGAACAACGCATCTCGCAAGGTTGCACGACTTTCTGCTGTCCTTAATAAGGCTCAGAAAGGTGAGTTCAAAGCAGATGTGAAGAAGAAGTAA
- the priA gene encoding primosomal protein N' — protein MASNICQVMTTGRKVSYMSEQILLEIAVDTPLARTFTYSHQNEIPPGCRVMVPFGKQNRRVIGVVLGRSQTEGLVASKIKGIIERLDQEPSLSPVMLRLARWLADYYFHSIGEVLRAMMPASSKVKQKIAWHLTAEGRKAWEVDDHPHHKVVRQVFVRRSPLADGTFTKKISAIDSLGPSAAGAKKKMVSLGLVERADESKVKPTLVQSHQQDLPTTPEPPKNLTVKQTEVFSRLQAAMKAEKKKAQVLWGVTGAGKTEIYLQLIADCFRFHRDSQALVLVPEISLTPQMTMIFERRFPGLVSVVHSALDQKERWHRLEAIRTGAARILVGPRSAVFGPFRNLGLVICDEEHDSSYKQSSGLQYHGRDVAVLRGQMEQALVVLGSATPSIETMANVRSGKYEILELLERVHQRALPEITVLEQKAQKRRGQTIRAGLDEGEIPVHEDVIAELRQNVEKGEQSIVIVNRRGYAYFLFHPASKKTVSCPQCSVSLTVHKKSQTLKCHYCEYQKSLSAFMGSDDEYLIVGYGSEQAESFLRRQLPGARVVRVDSDTVAKKGALEDILRDFRQGKIDILVGTQILAKGHDFPNVTLICLLEVDQMLQLPDFRAGERAFQLMVQAAGRAGRAELSGRVLLQTQKADDPIIRFAVAQDYRAFAEFELGFREAHQFPPFYKMVHIEFNSPEEARLEGVVSGLQDLIQEMLRRHESYRRSLSILGPIAPPIEMIRGRIRRSLILTSKEPKDLWSATRFIQLSCSRLPSDVRMKIDVDPQSIL, from the coding sequence ATGGCAAGCAATATTTGCCAAGTCATGACCACCGGAAGGAAAGTTAGCTATATGTCCGAACAAATTCTGCTAGAGATAGCAGTGGATACTCCTCTCGCCCGGACGTTTACCTATTCCCATCAAAACGAGATTCCCCCTGGTTGTCGGGTGATGGTGCCATTTGGTAAACAAAATCGACGTGTTATAGGTGTGGTGCTGGGTCGCTCCCAGACTGAAGGCCTTGTGGCATCCAAGATTAAGGGAATCATCGAGCGATTGGATCAGGAGCCAAGCCTATCTCCCGTGATGCTGCGCTTGGCGCGTTGGCTGGCCGATTATTATTTTCATAGCATTGGCGAAGTTCTACGGGCCATGATGCCGGCAAGTAGCAAGGTGAAACAGAAAATTGCTTGGCATCTTACGGCTGAGGGTAGAAAAGCTTGGGAGGTTGATGACCACCCACATCACAAGGTCGTTCGGCAGGTTTTCGTGCGGCGTAGTCCCTTGGCCGATGGAACATTTACCAAAAAAATTAGTGCTATAGATTCTCTAGGGCCAAGTGCTGCGGGAGCCAAGAAGAAGATGGTTTCACTAGGATTGGTGGAGCGCGCGGATGAGTCTAAAGTGAAGCCTACCCTTGTTCAAAGTCATCAGCAAGATTTGCCAACAACTCCGGAACCGCCTAAAAACCTAACCGTCAAGCAGACCGAGGTATTTTCGCGGCTTCAGGCTGCCATGAAGGCTGAGAAGAAGAAAGCTCAAGTTCTATGGGGAGTTACCGGAGCTGGTAAGACAGAAATCTACCTGCAGCTGATTGCTGATTGTTTTCGATTCCACAGGGATTCCCAGGCCTTAGTTCTTGTCCCAGAAATTTCACTGACTCCGCAGATGACGATGATCTTCGAACGCCGCTTTCCTGGCTTAGTGTCCGTGGTCCATTCAGCACTCGATCAAAAGGAGCGCTGGCATCGCTTGGAGGCGATTCGCACAGGGGCGGCTCGTATCCTTGTTGGCCCGCGATCTGCCGTATTTGGTCCATTTCGGAACTTGGGGCTAGTAATCTGCGACGAGGAGCACGATTCGAGCTACAAGCAATCAAGCGGCCTTCAGTATCATGGGCGAGATGTAGCGGTCCTTCGAGGGCAGATGGAGCAGGCTCTCGTTGTTCTCGGTAGTGCGACGCCGTCGATCGAAACTATGGCTAATGTCAGATCTGGTAAGTACGAGATTTTGGAGCTGCTTGAGCGAGTGCATCAGAGGGCATTACCAGAAATCACAGTGCTAGAGCAAAAGGCTCAAAAGCGTCGCGGTCAAACGATCCGTGCAGGTCTCGATGAGGGTGAAATTCCTGTTCATGAAGATGTTATAGCTGAACTGAGGCAGAACGTAGAGAAGGGCGAGCAATCCATTGTGATCGTCAACCGCCGAGGCTACGCTTACTTCTTATTTCATCCCGCGAGTAAAAAGACTGTTTCCTGTCCTCAATGCAGTGTTAGTCTGACAGTACATAAGAAGTCTCAGACCCTTAAATGTCATTACTGCGAATATCAGAAAAGCCTGAGTGCTTTTATGGGTAGCGACGATGAATACTTGATAGTTGGTTATGGCAGCGAGCAAGCGGAATCGTTTCTGAGGCGTCAGCTCCCGGGAGCGCGGGTCGTGCGAGTCGACTCGGATACGGTTGCCAAGAAAGGGGCTCTAGAAGACATCCTTAGGGACTTCCGCCAGGGCAAGATCGATATTTTGGTAGGCACACAAATTTTGGCCAAGGGTCATGACTTTCCCAATGTTACTCTAATTTGTCTGCTAGAAGTGGATCAAATGCTTCAGCTACCAGATTTTAGGGCGGGAGAGCGAGCATTTCAGTTGATGGTACAAGCTGCAGGTCGCGCTGGGCGTGCTGAACTTTCAGGGCGAGTTTTGTTGCAAACTCAGAAGGCAGATGACCCCATTATTCGCTTTGCAGTTGCGCAGGACTACCGAGCCTTTGCGGAGTTTGAACTAGGTTTTCGTGAGGCACATCAGTTTCCACCATTCTATAAGATGGTTCATATCGAGTTTAATTCGCCTGAAGAAGCGCGTCTTGAAGGAGTCGTGTCGGGACTCCAAGACCTGATTCAAGAAATGCTGCGGAGGCACGAAAGCTACCGGCGAAGTTTATCCATCTTAGGACCAATTGCACCGCCTATAGAAATGATCCGTGGGCGGATCCGCCGCTCGCTAATTTTGACGTCAAAGGAACCGAAAGACTTATGGAGCGCCACCCGCTTCATCCAGTTGTCTTGCTCCCGTCTGCCATCCGATGTAAGAATGAAGATTGACGTTGATCCTCAGTCGATTCTTTGA
- a CDS encoding lytic transglycosylase domain-containing protein yields MLKRTLLMTSFLGASCTTPSSKIVNLPAGQQSAALPSPEPFVPEPPKERDQRFCTDSIYGQYLKKHYRAAASKELRSIRGWRQRRQFKRKIKHEVRHHAKIALDHSEGVVTSESFPVVRNPKVDRWIHYFENEGRSTFMKWLVRSENFKGILLPLLKEDGMPQELLFLAMIESGFNNRAYSRARATGTWQFMSGTARIYGLRVNYWLDERRDPVKSTVAAAKYLKDLYTDFGDWYLAIASYNAGPGRINRAIRRLKTRDFWTIAESRYIRSETKNYVPKMLAALNIARNPQKYGFYYIPSANDYTPRASVTVDRPVKLSDVAQKLNIPAKYLQRWNPELIKGITPPLHRIDGQPYRIRIPENYVQQFEAIKPTLAFLEIKDVKMHRIRRGETLTHIARRYKVPLRKIMKMNPNLSPRRLRPGKKIAIPIPAIITRSKPKTV; encoded by the coding sequence TTGCTCAAACGAACCCTACTCATGACCTCTTTCTTGGGTGCTTCGTGTACCACGCCATCTTCCAAAATTGTGAACCTCCCCGCTGGGCAGCAATCCGCCGCCCTACCCAGCCCAGAGCCGTTTGTCCCTGAGCCTCCCAAGGAGCGTGACCAGAGATTCTGTACCGACAGCATCTATGGCCAATACCTTAAGAAGCACTACCGTGCTGCGGCTTCGAAAGAACTCAGATCCATTCGTGGCTGGCGTCAGCGTCGGCAGTTCAAACGAAAGATCAAACACGAAGTCCGTCACCACGCAAAAATAGCCCTTGACCACTCTGAAGGAGTTGTGACCTCCGAGAGCTTCCCAGTGGTGCGGAACCCTAAAGTCGATCGCTGGATTCATTACTTTGAAAATGAAGGCCGATCTACATTTATGAAGTGGCTCGTCCGAAGTGAGAATTTTAAGGGCATTCTCCTACCTCTTCTCAAAGAAGACGGCATGCCTCAAGAGCTGCTGTTTTTAGCCATGATTGAGTCGGGCTTTAACAATCGCGCCTACAGCAGGGCGCGAGCCACAGGGACTTGGCAATTTATGAGCGGTACCGCGAGGATTTACGGCCTCAGGGTGAACTACTGGCTTGATGAGCGTCGCGACCCTGTGAAGTCTACCGTTGCAGCAGCCAAGTACCTCAAGGATCTCTATACAGACTTCGGTGACTGGTACTTAGCTATCGCGTCTTACAATGCTGGTCCCGGCCGAATCAATCGGGCTATTCGTCGACTCAAGACACGAGATTTTTGGACCATTGCAGAATCAAGATACATTCGATCTGAGACCAAAAACTACGTTCCCAAAATGCTAGCGGCTCTAAATATAGCTCGAAACCCGCAAAAGTATGGCTTCTATTACATCCCGTCAGCCAATGACTACACACCCCGAGCTTCCGTAACGGTTGATCGCCCTGTAAAGCTCAGCGACGTGGCCCAAAAGCTTAATATTCCAGCAAAGTACCTTCAAAGGTGGAACCCGGAATTGATTAAAGGTATTACCCCACCCCTTCATCGCATCGATGGGCAGCCCTACAGAATCAGAATTCCAGAGAATTATGTTCAGCAGTTCGAGGCCATCAAACCAACTCTGGCATTCCTTGAAATCAAGGATGTCAAAATGCATCGAATTCGCCGTGGAGAAACTCTGACTCACATCGCAAGGCGCTACAAAGTACCTCTACGAAAAATTATGAAGATGAACCCCAACCTATCCCCACGACGTCTCCGCCCTGGCAAGAAGATTGCTATCCCCATTCCTGCAATTATCACCAGGTCGAAGCCTAAAACAGTTTGA
- a CDS encoding electron transfer flavoprotein subunit alpha/FixB family protein, whose product MKVLVYIDQRDGQLKNNGFELLTAARQLSPNAADVSAVIVGDGVDSCVSELAGYGADQVFVASHIDLSLYNVMNYAAAVQTAIDSFKPDLVLGSASPMGRDLFPRLAARNNSGLLTDVVKIEDVGGELVATKPLYAGKCLGKFGFAGDGIKFATLRPNSMAAEKNDQGSATAQALDVSLPEAKIKTVEVRKGASQKADLTEASLIISGGRAMGSAENFKILEECAETFGATVGASRAAVDSGYAPHDMQVGQTGKTVNPNLYIACGISGSIQHMAGMRTSKTIVAINTDPDAPIFTVADYGIVADLFEAVPVLTQKLKELNL is encoded by the coding sequence ATGAAAGTTCTTGTATATATCGATCAAAGAGACGGCCAGCTTAAAAACAACGGCTTCGAATTGCTAACTGCAGCTCGCCAGCTCTCACCAAACGCTGCTGATGTCTCAGCAGTTATAGTTGGGGACGGTGTCGACAGCTGTGTCAGCGAACTTGCTGGCTACGGTGCCGACCAAGTTTTTGTAGCGAGTCATATCGACTTATCTCTTTATAACGTGATGAACTATGCAGCTGCGGTGCAGACAGCAATCGATAGCTTTAAGCCTGACTTAGTCCTAGGATCAGCATCCCCTATGGGCCGCGACCTTTTCCCGAGACTTGCCGCTCGCAACAACTCTGGACTTCTCACCGATGTGGTTAAAATCGAAGACGTTGGCGGAGAGCTCGTAGCTACCAAACCACTCTATGCTGGTAAATGCCTTGGCAAATTTGGATTTGCGGGTGATGGCATCAAGTTTGCTACACTACGTCCCAATTCAATGGCTGCTGAAAAGAATGATCAGGGATCTGCTACCGCCCAGGCTCTCGATGTAAGTCTACCGGAAGCAAAGATTAAAACTGTGGAAGTTCGCAAAGGCGCCAGCCAAAAAGCTGACCTCACAGAAGCCAGCCTCATTATTTCCGGTGGCCGCGCTATGGGTTCTGCCGAGAACTTTAAAATACTTGAAGAGTGTGCTGAAACTTTTGGCGCTACCGTGGGAGCATCTCGTGCTGCGGTTGACTCAGGTTATGCACCTCATGATATGCAGGTTGGACAAACTGGTAAAACAGTGAACCCGAACCTGTACATCGCATGTGGAATCAGTGGCTCCATCCAGCACATGGCAGGTATGAGAACGTCTAAAACGATCGTTGCAATCAACACCGATCCCGACGCCCCTATTTTCACTGTCGCTGATTATGGAATTGTAGCTGACCTTTTTGAAGCTGTCCCAGTTCTAACTCAGAAGCTTAAAGAACTAAATCTCTAG
- a CDS encoding ABC transporter ATP-binding protein has translation MIKLYLKQHWGSILIATLCSLLLGLVSTVLFSLVGPALQIIIEPQLTQVSWQELLGPYLGNLLTELSGTDHVKAAKLWQLLPYLLIGLAGLRALFASSQWFLWERTSEKIAASMRSHLVKAYINLKPQASYENESFDQKLSSILTTDVKMTREYLIHFYGGLPRELIQVLLYLVTLVLLSPKLFLIFILGIGPAGVLISRLGKKIRRRSAKALDNFGQLSEWLQQRLMGVETIKQYQTEEREVASLVDLTEELNRRFLKTIRVKARTAPIIETIAVGAMVGVLFIALDMVSEGTATGSVLMSFFSILAILSQSASKLGRYYNSNREGGAAVERIQELQGFMDQNHQADMKVENHQGVETVVLDQISLRYPGQETPALDEVSSKFYQGKIYCLCGPSGAGKSSLFSALLGLVEPDSGTITYREGIQRSDIGYLPQAMFVAPTSLGENISYPEKNPSPAALHKALVDAAADELASKLDGDSSKEDSLEAEQLSGGQIQRAFMARVFYHHFPVVLIDEGTSAVDPENEARIYQSMRRLADDGACVIMIAHRHSGIQLADEVLYLEKGKLVAQGGYQELKQLEQCSELFQRDSF, from the coding sequence GTGATTAAGTTGTATTTGAAGCAACATTGGGGAAGCATTCTGATTGCCACCCTCTGCTCCTTATTATTAGGCCTAGTTTCCACAGTTTTATTTTCTCTGGTGGGTCCAGCGCTGCAAATCATCATTGAGCCTCAGTTAACCCAAGTCTCCTGGCAAGAGCTACTGGGCCCTTATCTAGGCAACCTATTAACCGAACTAAGTGGAACCGATCATGTAAAAGCGGCAAAGCTCTGGCAGCTCCTGCCTTACCTCTTGATTGGCCTTGCTGGCCTGAGAGCGCTATTTGCAAGTAGTCAGTGGTTTCTTTGGGAGCGGACAAGTGAAAAAATTGCTGCCAGCATGCGATCCCATTTGGTGAAGGCCTATATTAATTTGAAACCTCAGGCTAGCTATGAGAACGAGTCGTTCGATCAGAAGCTGTCCAGTATATTGACCACCGACGTGAAGATGACTCGCGAATACCTGATTCACTTTTACGGGGGCTTGCCACGGGAGTTGATCCAAGTTCTCCTTTATCTGGTGACTCTGGTCCTACTCTCGCCCAAACTTTTTCTCATATTTATTTTGGGTATTGGCCCAGCGGGAGTGCTTATCTCGCGGCTTGGTAAGAAGATCCGGCGTCGTTCAGCGAAAGCGCTCGATAACTTCGGGCAGTTGAGCGAGTGGCTGCAACAGCGGTTGATGGGAGTGGAAACCATTAAACAATATCAAACAGAGGAACGTGAAGTTGCCAGTCTAGTGGACCTCACTGAAGAGCTGAACAGGAGATTCTTGAAGACTATAAGAGTTAAAGCCCGCACCGCTCCCATCATTGAAACCATAGCAGTTGGAGCTATGGTTGGAGTCCTTTTTATCGCCTTGGATATGGTATCTGAGGGCACTGCTACTGGCAGCGTGTTGATGTCATTTTTTTCCATTCTAGCGATTCTATCTCAATCAGCCTCCAAGCTTGGCCGCTACTATAACAGTAATCGCGAGGGTGGGGCTGCAGTAGAGCGTATTCAAGAGCTTCAAGGCTTTATGGATCAGAATCACCAAGCGGACATGAAAGTTGAGAATCATCAGGGAGTAGAAACTGTTGTTTTGGATCAAATCTCTCTCCGCTACCCAGGGCAGGAAACTCCTGCTCTTGATGAAGTTTCTAGTAAATTCTACCAGGGTAAGATCTATTGCCTGTGTGGGCCATCAGGTGCAGGCAAGAGCTCATTGTTTTCAGCCTTACTGGGTCTTGTGGAGCCCGACTCGGGAACCATCACCTACCGGGAAGGTATTCAAAGGTCTGACATTGGCTACTTGCCGCAGGCGATGTTTGTAGCGCCGACATCCCTGGGTGAGAATATTTCATATCCTGAAAAAAATCCATCACCAGCCGCTTTGCATAAGGCCCTGGTCGATGCCGCTGCCGACGAACTTGCTTCCAAACTCGATGGGGATTCAAGCAAGGAGGATTCTTTAGAAGCTGAGCAGCTTTCAGGCGGCCAAATTCAAAGGGCCTTCATGGCCAGAGTCTTCTATCATCACTTTCCTGTGGTTTTGATCGATGAAGGTACGTCGGCCGTCGATCCTGAGAATGAGGCAAGGATCTATCAATCCATGCGGCGCCTTGCGGATGATGGGGCATGTGTAATCATGATAGCCCACCGACATTCTGGTATCCAGCTTGCGGATGAGGTGCTCTACCTAGAAAAAGGGAAGCTGGTGGCTCAAGGCGGCTACCAGGAGCTGAAACAGTTGGAGCAGTGCTCAGAGCTGTTTCAGCGTGATAGCTTCTAA
- the rpmB gene encoding 50S ribosomal protein L28: MSRRCELSGKGVLVGNRVSHSNIKSKHRFLPNLQKKKFWSPELNKFVTLRVCTSTIRTIDKLGLDAYARKNGIKLK; encoded by the coding sequence ATGTCAAGACGTTGTGAACTTTCTGGAAAAGGCGTTCTAGTCGGAAACCGCGTTTCTCACTCGAACATCAAATCAAAGCACCGCTTTCTTCCTAACCTTCAAAAGAAGAAGTTTTGGTCGCCCGAGCTTAACAAGTTCGTAACTCTGAGGGTTTGCACCTCAACAATTCGCACTATCGACAAGCTTGGACTAGACGCTTACGCACGTAAGAACGGCATTAAACTGAAGTAA
- a CDS encoding electron transfer flavoprotein subunit beta/FixA family protein — MKILVLLKKTPDTETKIEIASDGATIDHSNTKFIINPYDEFAIEEALQIKEKVGQAEVVIASFGDASCKDLIVKGLAMGADRGVLVSNDGLDSADSLAVAKVLKAVVESEQASLVLCGKQAIDDDNMHVGTMVAELLDWPHVNVAGKVTIEGESCTVEREVEGGQVEVHQFNLPGVVGANKSLNTPRYTSLPGIMKAKRKPFDNKSLADLGLNASDLSNTVVLKGLEYPAEKPAGQVFQGDDVASMVGKVVELLRDEAKVL, encoded by the coding sequence ATGAAGATACTAGTCCTGCTTAAAAAAACCCCAGATACCGAAACCAAAATTGAGATCGCCTCAGATGGCGCGACAATCGATCACAGTAACACAAAGTTCATCATCAACCCATACGATGAATTTGCTATCGAAGAAGCTCTGCAAATAAAAGAAAAAGTAGGGCAAGCCGAGGTCGTGATCGCCAGCTTTGGTGACGCGTCTTGCAAGGACCTTATTGTCAAAGGCTTGGCAATGGGTGCCGATCGCGGCGTTCTCGTCAGCAATGACGGCCTTGACAGTGCTGATTCACTAGCCGTAGCCAAGGTACTGAAAGCAGTGGTCGAAAGCGAGCAAGCAAGCCTTGTTCTTTGTGGCAAGCAAGCTATCGATGATGACAACATGCATGTCGGTACGATGGTAGCCGAACTTCTCGATTGGCCCCACGTAAACGTTGCTGGCAAAGTCACTATTGAAGGCGAGTCTTGCACCGTTGAACGAGAAGTGGAAGGCGGCCAGGTAGAAGTTCACCAGTTTAATCTCCCCGGGGTAGTCGGCGCGAATAAATCCCTCAACACCCCTAGATACACTTCGTTGCCAGGCATCATGAAAGCCAAGCGCAAGCCGTTCGATAACAAAAGCCTTGCAGATCTAGGCCTCAATGCCAGTGATTTATCAAATACTGTCGTTCTAAAAGGGCTAGAGTATCCTGCAGAGAAACCTGCTGGTCAGGTCTTCCAGGGTGATGATGTAGCAAGCATGGTTGGCAAGGTAGTCGAGCTGCTTCGCGACGAAGCTAAAGTTCTTTAA